In Gemmatimonas sp., a single window of DNA contains:
- a CDS encoding protein arginine kinase → MTSPRPALDLSLLPDGGVRWLDASGPNADVVISTRMRLARNVSGYAFTGRARDGERLRMLAQVRDALGAVPSLSGSLLVRLDELATVDRQLLHERHLVSKELAGLDPQHPIRTGAAVFLGESVGLLVNEEDHLRLQSLRSGFAVPQAFESVHQLDRELGSQVPFAFHREFGFLTACPTNAGTGLRASVLIHLPGLVLTKEIGKVLSGLQQMGLTYRGLYGEGSEVVGNFFQLSNQTTLGRSEEELQDLLVRVVRHVIEREEEARRVLVRDAGYIIEDKLWRAYGTLRYARSLTFDEAMNYLSGVRLAVGLKLITGLSVYTLNKLLIFAQSAHLAHLEQRTLTESETNLARAKYVRQVLVSEGGGVE, encoded by the coding sequence ATGACGTCCCCACGGCCGGCTCTGGATCTGTCGCTCCTGCCCGACGGCGGGGTGCGATGGCTGGACGCATCCGGCCCCAATGCGGATGTCGTGATCTCGACCCGGATGCGGCTGGCGCGCAACGTGTCGGGCTATGCGTTCACGGGTCGCGCCCGCGACGGTGAGCGGCTGCGGATGCTGGCACAGGTCCGCGATGCCCTCGGTGCCGTTCCATCGTTGAGTGGGAGCCTTTTGGTGCGCCTCGATGAGCTGGCCACGGTCGACCGGCAGCTGCTGCATGAGCGCCATCTGGTCAGCAAGGAACTCGCGGGACTCGATCCGCAGCATCCGATCCGGACCGGCGCCGCCGTATTCCTTGGCGAATCGGTCGGCCTCCTGGTGAACGAGGAAGACCACCTTCGGCTGCAGTCGCTGCGGTCCGGTTTTGCCGTGCCGCAGGCCTTCGAGTCGGTGCATCAGTTGGATCGCGAACTCGGCTCGCAGGTGCCGTTTGCGTTTCATCGGGAGTTCGGCTTCCTGACGGCCTGCCCGACGAACGCGGGAACGGGTCTGCGGGCCTCAGTCCTTATTCACCTTCCCGGCCTGGTGTTGACCAAGGAGATCGGGAAGGTGCTGTCCGGGCTGCAGCAGATGGGGCTCACCTATCGCGGCTTGTACGGGGAAGGCAGTGAGGTGGTCGGGAATTTCTTCCAGCTGTCGAACCAAACCACACTTGGGCGGTCGGAAGAAGAGTTGCAGGACCTGTTGGTCCGCGTCGTGCGCCATGTGATCGAACGCGAGGAGGAAGCGCGTCGTGTCCTCGTCCGTGACGCGGGCTATATTATCGAGGACAAGTTGTGGCGCGCCTATGGGACGCTGCGGTACGCCCGCAGTCTCACCTTCGACGAAGCCATGAACTACCTGAGTGGAGTACGTCTGGCGGTTGGCCTGAAACTGATCACTGGGCTCAGTGTATACACACTCAACAAGCTCCTGATCTTTGCCCAGTCGGCGCATCTTGCTCACTTGGAGCAACGTACGTTGACGGAAAGCGAGACCAATCTGGCGCGCGCCAAATACGTGCGTCAGGTATTGGTGAGCGAAGGCGGCGGCGTCGAATGA
- a CDS encoding UvrB/UvrC motif-containing protein, which yields MICDNCKERDAVVNLTRIVDNAVTQLHLCEKCAAEKGVETTVAVAQHPLGDILQAVQQQAATTSEDAAACSFCGATARDFRATGRLGCPHCYDAMEKSLRELLRRLHGSSRHVGQRYDAPVTHVATPKPDSIHDLRDRLQRAVDTEQFELAAELRDRIKVIE from the coding sequence ATGATCTGCGATAACTGCAAAGAGCGCGATGCCGTCGTGAATTTGACGCGCATCGTGGACAACGCGGTCACGCAGCTCCATCTCTGCGAGAAGTGCGCCGCGGAGAAGGGAGTGGAGACCACGGTCGCCGTCGCCCAGCACCCGCTCGGTGACATTCTGCAGGCCGTTCAGCAGCAGGCGGCCACCACGAGTGAGGACGCCGCCGCCTGCTCGTTCTGCGGGGCCACCGCGCGTGATTTCCGCGCGACGGGACGTCTGGGCTGCCCGCACTGCTACGATGCGATGGAAAAGAGCCTGCGCGAACTGCTGCGTCGCCTGCATGGTAGCTCGCGGCACGTGGGGCAGCGCTACGACGCGCCCGTCACCCACGTCGCAACGCCCAAGCCCGACTCGATCCATGATTTGCGCGATCGCCTGCAACGAGCGGTCGACACCGAGCAGTTTGAACTGGCAGCCGAGCTGCGCGACCGCATCAAGGTGATCGAATGA
- a CDS encoding ABC transporter ATP-binding protein, with protein MSESITADSAAGEGVASGEPPVVHAVGLVKEFLGGDGGVIRILDEVSITVKRGEMVAVVGASGAGKSTLLHVLGALERPSAGRIELAGHSVGGLDDEAVARLRNRAVGFVFQFHHLLREFSALENVMMPLRIAGVSDRIAQQRAEHLLERVGLSARRHHRPGAMSGGEQQRTAVARALAAEPALLLADEPSGNLDLHNAERLHDLFSELARDLSLGLVVVTHNQSLAARADRALLLEGGRLVVTNGLGTEG; from the coding sequence ATGAGTGAGTCGATCACGGCGGACAGCGCCGCCGGTGAAGGCGTGGCGTCGGGTGAGCCGCCGGTCGTGCATGCGGTGGGGCTCGTCAAGGAATTTCTTGGTGGTGACGGTGGTGTCATCCGGATTCTCGACGAGGTCTCGATCACGGTGAAGCGCGGGGAGATGGTGGCCGTGGTCGGCGCTAGTGGGGCGGGCAAGAGCACGTTGTTGCACGTGCTCGGTGCGCTCGAGCGGCCGTCGGCGGGTCGCATCGAACTTGCTGGCCACAGTGTCGGTGGCCTCGATGACGAGGCCGTCGCCAGGCTCAGGAACCGTGCGGTCGGGTTCGTGTTTCAATTTCATCATCTCCTCCGCGAGTTCTCGGCGTTGGAGAACGTGATGATGCCGCTGCGGATTGCCGGTGTGTCCGATCGCATCGCGCAGCAGCGGGCCGAGCATCTGCTGGAGCGGGTCGGACTGTCGGCGCGCCGTCATCATCGCCCCGGGGCCATGTCGGGTGGCGAGCAGCAGCGAACGGCCGTGGCGCGTGCGCTGGCGGCCGAGCCGGCGCTGCTCCTGGCCGACGAGCCCAGCGGCAATCTGGATCTGCACAACGCCGAGCGACTTCACGATTTGTTCTCGGAGCTCGCTCGTGATCTCTCGTTGGGTCTGGTCGTCGTGACCCACAATCAGTCGCTGGCTGCCCGAGCCGATCGGGCGCTATTGTTGGAAGGAGGACGGTTGGTCGTGACGAACGGTCTGGGGACGGAGGGCTGA
- a CDS encoding ABC transporter permease has product MTGLELSIAWRYLRSRRGSRLLSLISVIAIGGVLVGVSALIVIMGVMNGLQRDLREKILVGSPDVHVLPYGDGMRMTNWRATREAVAETPGVVRAAPFVSTQGMVRNLSGYMTGTQVMGIQADGIAGADVTTIRSHAILGDFRFARDSVSLPGAVLGKLLASKLNAFPGDTIVLVGAAGLDMNASTGAIIPRLDSAVVSGVFETGMYEYDNAYLYLELAAAQRFAGLGDDVTGIEVRAVDRWQAPAVADSLRANLKAPVRAIDWQEQNRSLFQALKLERLGMGVILLLIVVVAAFNIVSTLTMVVSDKTREIGILRAMGMPAKSIRRIFLYQGIVVGAVGTGGGVAIGLFLSLLLEKYQLISLDPSVYFIDHLPVALQIPDVLLIIVSSLVITALATLYPAAQAARLYPVDAIRHE; this is encoded by the coding sequence GTGACTGGCCTCGAGTTGTCGATCGCGTGGCGCTACCTGCGCAGTCGCCGCGGGTCGCGCCTACTGTCGCTGATCAGCGTCATCGCCATCGGCGGTGTGCTGGTCGGCGTCAGTGCGCTGATCGTCATCATGGGCGTGATGAACGGACTGCAACGCGATCTTCGTGAGAAGATTCTCGTGGGCAGTCCGGACGTGCACGTGTTGCCGTACGGCGATGGCATGCGCATGACGAACTGGCGAGCAACGCGCGAGGCCGTCGCGGAGACGCCTGGTGTCGTGCGGGCTGCGCCATTTGTCAGCACGCAGGGGATGGTCCGGAATCTGTCCGGCTACATGACCGGCACGCAGGTGATGGGCATTCAGGCCGATGGGATTGCGGGAGCTGACGTCACGACGATTCGCTCGCATGCGATCCTCGGTGACTTCCGGTTCGCGCGCGACAGCGTGTCACTGCCCGGCGCGGTGCTGGGCAAGCTCTTGGCGTCGAAACTGAATGCGTTTCCGGGCGATACGATCGTCCTGGTCGGGGCGGCGGGGCTCGACATGAACGCATCCACCGGCGCGATCATTCCTCGGCTCGACAGCGCGGTCGTTTCGGGCGTCTTCGAAACGGGCATGTACGAGTACGACAACGCGTACCTGTACCTCGAGCTGGCGGCCGCGCAGCGGTTCGCCGGACTCGGCGACGATGTCACCGGCATCGAGGTGCGGGCGGTCGATCGCTGGCAGGCGCCGGCGGTGGCGGATTCGCTTCGGGCGAACCTCAAGGCGCCCGTGCGCGCGATCGACTGGCAAGAGCAGAACCGCTCGCTGTTCCAGGCGCTCAAGCTCGAGCGGCTCGGCATGGGTGTCATCCTGTTACTCATCGTGGTCGTTGCCGCGTTCAACATCGTCAGCACGCTCACGATGGTCGTGTCCGACAAGACGCGTGAGATCGGCATTCTCCGGGCCATGGGTATGCCGGCCAAGTCGATCCGTCGGATCTTTCTGTACCAGGGAATCGTTGTAGGAGCAGTTGGCACGGGAGGTGGCGTCGCGATCGGACTCTTCCTGTCGCTGCTGCTTGAAAAGTACCAGCTGATTTCCCTCGACCCGTCGGTGTATTTCATCGATCACCTGCCAGTCGCTCTTCAGATTCCCGACGTCCTGCTCATCATCGTGTCCAGCCTCGTGATCACGGCGCTGGCCACGTTGTATCCTGCTGCTCAGGCCGCGCGGCTCTACCCGGTCGATGCGATCCGCCATGAGTGA